The Flavobacterium sp. K5-23 genome segment ACAACTACGAAATTAAAGGATAGTTTAAATTCAGTTACCACAAAACTCAATGAAGCCAACTATTTTTCATTAGAAAAAAATCAAAATGCACAAAATTATTTTGATTCGGGAAGTTCAGATAAAACGATTCAGTTTGATAAATTAATTCCCGCTGTAACCGAGAAATTGTTTGATTTAAATACAGACCCAAAAGGAAATCCATATGTAGGTCAAGACCAAATAGGAGTCAATAAATTTATAATCAACAAAGTGAAAGTGTTAAATCACAGATGGATTATTGCTGATTTTAGTGATGGTGATATTTGGGGAGAAGTACTACTGAAGTATTTTGTTAATGATGACGAGAGTTTTTCATTCGAAGTCAATCAGTCTTTATTATACCAAAAACATTAAAAAAAAAGGTTCCGAAATTTTCGGAACCTTTTTTTTATTCTAATAACCAATTCTTGAAATCATAGAAATTCTGTGGAGAAACGCCATGACCAATAGGGTATTCTTTGTATGTTGAGTTTATTTCTAAATTGTCTAAGAAAGGCTTTGTTTTTCTAGCCCAATCCACTGGAATTACTTGGTCAACCGTTCCGTGTGAATGGTATATTTTAAGTTTTGAAAAATCATTGGATTTGTAATTGTCCATTATGATTTCTTCATTTGCATAACCACTCAAAGCTACAACTTTACTAATCTTATCAGGATGTGAAAGTGCTATTGCATAACTTAAAATAGCACCTTGACTAAATCCTGTCAAAATAACTTGGGAAGAATCTATAGGGTATTTAACAATTAATTCATCAATGAACTTTACTATTAAATCTCTTGAAGATTTAGCTTGTTCATTGTCTGAAAATTTGTTTTGGTCTGCATCAAAATTAATGGCGTACCACGCATAACTACCATATTGCATATTATACGGAGCACGTGCTGAAATGATGTAATATTCTTCAGGAAGTTCAGCTGCAAATGAGAAAAGATCTTCTTCGTTGCTTCCGTATCCGTGAAGTAAAATTAAGAGCGGGTTTTTGTCTAGTATTATTTTAGGTTCTCTAACGAGATACTCAAGAGATAAATTCATTTTAATTATGTTATGTTTTTAAGCCATTTTTGAAAAAATGTTCCTAGTAAAGGAACTGGTTTTGTTTCACCTTTGATCGCATTAAATATGCCGTAAGACCATAAAGCAAATACGAAAACCCACATTGGTGCAGAAATCATTAAGCTATCAAAATTACTGATGATTAAACCCAGAGAGATAAAAGTCAGGGTTATTCCTAAACCTTGACGGATGTGAAAGGACGCAAAGCTGTTTTTGTCCTCCGCATTCATCGACATAGCAATAAATACGCCTATTCCTAATATATAACTAGTAATGGCAGCCGTTTTGCCTTTTTCTATCGTGTTGTTCATATTATTGTGCTACTATTAATTTTCCTTGATTTACAATTCCATATACTTTTCCTTTCATTTCCATCCCCAGGAAAGCCGAGTTTTTAGATCTCGATAAAATAGATGATTTGGTAAAGGTACTGTTTCCTTCAGGGTTGAATAAACTCATTGAAGCTTTTGCACCTTCGGTGATTGAATTACTTTCGATACCAAAAGTAGCTTTTCCTACTGTCAATTTTTCGATAATGGTTTCAAGAGGCAACACAGTCATCAAAGCGCCAAAAGCACTTTCTAAACCGATAGTTCCGTTTTTAGCCATATCAAACTCCATTTTCTTGTGCTCAATATCCATTGGGTTATGGTCAGATGTAATCATATCGATTGTTCCGTCCAATACTCCTTCGATTAATGCTTTCCTGTCGGTTTCTATTCTTAAAGGTGGTGATACTTTATACCTAGTGTCAAAACCTTCCAAGATTTCGTCAGTTAAAACTAAATGATGCACGGCAACACTACAGCTTACTTGCAAACCTTTGGCCTTAGCCTCTTTGATAAGCTGGACTGATTTAGCAGTTGAAATAGTTGGGATGTGTAATTTCCCTCCTGTATATTCTAGAATAAATAGGTTTCTTGCAATTTGTAATTCTTCAGCTAGTGTTGGAATCCCTTTTAATCCTAATCGAGTGGATACAATTCCTTCATTGACTACGCCGTTTCCTTTGATTTTTTCGTCTTGAGGAAATGCAATTACTAATCCGTCAAAATCCTGTACATATTGCAGGGCTATTTTAAGCATATTAGCATTGTCTTGGCTCTTGTTGTAATCCCCAAAAGCAACTGCTCCTGCATTTTTCATATCGAATAATTCTGCCATATCTTTTCCTTCGCTTCCTTTTGTTAAAGCGCCTATTGGGAAAAGAGATGTAGCAAAGCCATTGGCTTTATTTACAACAAAATTGATTTGAGATTGATTGTCAATTACTGGATAAGAATTTGGTTGTAGCGCTATGGCAGTAAAACCACTTTTGGCTGCAACTTCTAATCCATTAGAAATGGTTTCTCTTTCCTCAAAACCTGGTTCGCCAAGGGAAACACTGCTGTCAAACCATCCTTGAGAGACGTGAAGGTTTTCTAGTTTTATTTCTTGAGCATTTTCTTCGTTAGAAAGTGAAGTTCCTATTTGTTTAATAAATCCATCTACAATTAATATATCTGCCGTCTTTTGATGAAAAGGACTTTTTGGATCGATAATTTTTGCTTCTCGGATGATTATTTTCATATGGATTCTATTTGTTTTTTTATTGAATTTGGAAAACGCTTGATTGAAGCGCCATTATTTTACGAATCGTACAATTGCCATTTCGCTAACTAAAAATAACAGTGCAAAGATAACAAACCATTTCCAAATTTGATTGTCCGATCGACTGCTTTGTATACTGTCAAAAACAGCGGCTATGGATTCAATTGTTTTGTACTCAGAAAGTGCTTCTTCATTAGCTTTCTCTAAATTACTTTCTGTTCGACTATAATTAAAACTGATGTTTTCTAATCCTTCTTTTTGTTTGAAAACTCCAAAATTTCCTGCTTGTTCCGGTAAATCATTAAAAATCAATTTGACTTTATTATTCAGGATTTGTTGAACTGGAATGAATTGTTCTGCTGCGTCTCCAAACGTGTTTTTAACAGTCAGAATTTCGTCCTTGGATACAGAAGCTTCAATGAAATAAGGTCTATTGTTACCAATTGTCATAGCGTTTATCCCTATGTTCTGGTTGTTTAAAGCCATTTTGTAAAAAACAGGGACTATTAACGGCGACTGTTGGAAATTAGAATTTTGAGTGTTTAAAGGTGCCGAAAACACGTACACGGTCGAAATTGAATTTGGCAAGGAAGTCAAAAACATACTCTGATCGTCATTATACAATGCTGCGGGTCCGGAACTGGATATAGAAAACGAATTTTTTGTACTTGGATATTGAAAATTGTCAATTTTATTTTCGAAAACTGCATTGAATAGGGGATGGTTAAAATTGATTTTTGTAATCAGTTTTTCAGTTTTTTCGGTTTTTATGAAACGAAATTTTCCGAAATTTAACATTAACTGATTTAGATTTGTGGTTGCCGTTGATAACGATGGAATAACAACCAGATTCCCTCCTTTTTCCACAAATGATTTCAGTGTGGTTTGTAAGGCTTGAGGGATTTCGTCCAATTCATTCAGGATAATAAGTTGCTGATTTTCTATAATGCTGTAATCTAATGACCCTAAAGAAAAATTGTTGTAGTTGAATTCAGTATCAGTATAAATCCGACTTAAGAAATTACTTTTTTCTGCTTGACCTATGCTCATTACATTGATCTTTTTTATTTTCGAAATACTAAAATAATAATTATTGTCATAATATAAACCGTTATCTACGATAGA includes the following:
- a CDS encoding alpha/beta hydrolase, with product MNLSLEYLVREPKIILDKNPLLILLHGYGSNEEDLFSFAAELPEEYYIISARAPYNMQYGSYAWYAINFDADQNKFSDNEQAKSSRDLIVKFIDELIVKYPIDSSQVILTGFSQGAILSYAIALSHPDKISKVVALSGYANEEIIMDNYKSNDFSKLKIYHSHGTVDQVIPVDWARKTKPFLDNLEINSTYKEYPIGHGVSPQNFYDFKNWLLE
- a CDS encoding VWA domain-containing protein, encoding MQFKHPEILYFLFLLLIPILVHLFQLRRFKKEFFTNVRFLAALSVQSRKSSRIKKWLLLASRLLLLICLIIAFAQPFFKAEDSLNATNEMYIILDNSFSMQAKGKKGELLKRAVQELLENTPENVNFSLLTNSENYWNTDIKTIQSELQNLKHSAIPFQLDQMLAKVKAHKSAFKKDIIVITDAMGLEKKHLKNSDTSDSPLFIIPKAEQKNNISIDSVYINETLADFYEIGIKLSGYGEDLIPVPVALYNQTKLIAKTIVKFDNSKKNILFTIPKQAFHGYVSIVDNGLYYDNNYYFSISKIKKINVMSIGQAEKSNFLSRIYTDTEFNYNNFSLGSLDYSIIENQQLIILNELDEIPQALQTTLKSFVEKGGNLVVIPSLSTATTNLNQLMLNFGKFRFIKTEKTEKLITKINFNHPLFNAVFENKIDNFQYPSTKNSFSISSSGPAALYNDDQSMFLTSLPNSISTVYVFSAPLNTQNSNFQQSPLIVPVFYKMALNNQNIGINAMTIGNNRPYFIEASVSKDEILTVKNTFGDAAEQFIPVQQILNNKVKLIFNDLPEQAGNFGVFKQKEGLENISFNYSRTESNLEKANEEALSEYKTIESIAAVFDSIQSSRSDNQIWKWFVIFALLFLVSEMAIVRFVK
- a CDS encoding dihydroorotase family protein, coding for MKIIIREAKIIDPKSPFHQKTADILIVDGFIKQIGTSLSNEENAQEIKLENLHVSQGWFDSSVSLGEPGFEERETISNGLEVAAKSGFTAIALQPNSYPVIDNQSQINFVVNKANGFATSLFPIGALTKGSEGKDMAELFDMKNAGAVAFGDYNKSQDNANMLKIALQYVQDFDGLVIAFPQDEKIKGNGVVNEGIVSTRLGLKGIPTLAEELQIARNLFILEYTGGKLHIPTISTAKSVQLIKEAKAKGLQVSCSVAVHHLVLTDEILEGFDTRYKVSPPLRIETDRKALIEGVLDGTIDMITSDHNPMDIEHKKMEFDMAKNGTIGLESAFGALMTVLPLETIIEKLTVGKATFGIESNSITEGAKASMSLFNPEGNSTFTKSSILSRSKNSAFLGMEMKGKVYGIVNQGKLIVAQ